Proteins encoded within one genomic window of Acinetobacter sp. YWS30-1:
- the galU gene encoding UTP--glucose-1-phosphate uridylyltransferase GalU, with the protein MIKKAILPVAGLGTRFLPASKSIPKEMVTVVDRPAIEYVVKEAIAAGIEQIILVTHSSKASIENYFDRNFELETTLEQKNKTDLLKEVTEILPPHVSVISVRQPQPLGLGHAVLCAKAVIGDDDFAVLLPDVLVKDQDTQNDLSRMIQRYEQSRASQIMVEAVPDHLVDQYGIVDVPASPAEGESTVMQGIVEKPAIGTAPSNLSVVGRYILPAKIMHLLEQTPKGAGNEIQLTDAIALLQQTEVVEAYRMKGQTFDCGSKLGYLKAVLHYGVDHPKLGAEFKALIQELAL; encoded by the coding sequence ATGATTAAAAAAGCAATTCTCCCTGTTGCAGGACTTGGTACACGTTTTTTACCAGCCAGCAAATCCATTCCCAAAGAAATGGTGACGGTGGTTGATCGTCCGGCCATTGAATATGTGGTAAAAGAGGCGATTGCGGCTGGAATTGAGCAAATCATTTTGGTGACGCATTCTTCCAAAGCATCGATTGAAAATTACTTTGATCGTAACTTTGAACTTGAAACTACACTTGAGCAAAAAAATAAAACCGATTTGCTTAAAGAAGTTACTGAAATTTTACCCCCACATGTTAGTGTGATTAGCGTACGTCAGCCACAGCCTTTAGGCCTTGGTCATGCGGTACTTTGTGCTAAGGCTGTCATTGGTGATGATGACTTTGCTGTCCTGTTACCAGATGTTCTGGTTAAGGATCAAGATACTCAAAATGACCTGTCTCGTATGATTCAACGTTATGAACAGTCTCGTGCATCACAAATCATGGTTGAGGCAGTTCCTGATCATCTGGTTGATCAATATGGGATTGTGGATGTGCCTGCTTCGCCTGCGGAAGGTGAAAGTACGGTGATGCAAGGGATTGTGGAAAAGCCGGCGATTGGTACCGCACCGTCGAATTTATCTGTGGTAGGTCGTTATATCCTTCCGGCAAAGATTATGCATTTACTGGAGCAGACACCAAAAGGGGCAGGTAATGAAATCCAGCTAACTGATGCGATTGCACTATTGCAGCAAACAGAAGTTGTCGAAGCTTATCGGATGAAGGGTCAAACCTTTGATTGTGGTAGCAAGCTTGGTTATCTTAAGGCTGTATTACATTATGGCGTAGATCATCCTAAACTCGGTGCAGAGTTTAAAGCATTGATTCAGGAACTCGCCTTATAA
- a CDS encoding nucleotide sugar dehydrogenase has translation MKVAVLGKTLFSGVISALLAECGHQVVWCNSFNTGEPARTYFQDESLQLLLQKQEESGFLNCCDFQHLNFNQDVFFFSFNATEEQLAFKMLNTIHHACFAHPKLMINASTFGLHGTARFQQLLPNDDWVYLPDIIQEGNAIRSFVQATQLIVGCDQPDVQLKVRELLRPLFPRAQQYLFMPILDAEFTKLSISGMLATRISYMNDLASVAEKLGIDIEQVRQGMAADNRIGSAYLFPGVGFGGENFSHDIRTLTHAVADSGVKNQLLEQVWDINEQQKELLFRKLWNYFRGDLQGKTVAIWGAAFKENTPSIQQSPVHAMLAALWAQGATVKLHDPQALTNIERIYGQRADLILCEDQYQAVEDADALCLITAWKQYGSPDYAYLSKLMQHPLILDGRNLYDPAYIKSRGFNYIGVGR, from the coding sequence ATGAAAGTCGCAGTATTAGGAAAAACCTTATTCTCAGGGGTTATTTCAGCTCTATTGGCTGAATGTGGCCATCAGGTCGTATGGTGTAATAGCTTCAATACAGGTGAGCCTGCTCGAACTTACTTTCAGGATGAATCCTTACAACTATTATTACAAAAACAGGAAGAATCCGGTTTTTTAAACTGTTGTGATTTTCAGCATCTGAATTTTAATCAGGATGTCTTTTTCTTTAGTTTTAATGCGACAGAAGAGCAGCTGGCATTTAAGATGTTAAATACCATTCATCATGCCTGCTTTGCACACCCTAAACTGATGATTAATGCATCCACCTTTGGTTTGCATGGTACAGCGCGATTCCAGCAACTTTTACCGAATGATGACTGGGTCTATCTTCCAGATATTATTCAGGAAGGAAATGCTATTCGCAGTTTCGTTCAAGCCACTCAACTGATTGTGGGTTGCGATCAACCTGATGTACAGCTCAAAGTTAGAGAGTTGTTACGTCCCTTGTTCCCTCGTGCCCAGCAATATCTGTTTATGCCTATTCTGGATGCAGAATTTACCAAGCTGAGTATTTCCGGCATGTTGGCTACCCGGATCAGTTATATGAATGATCTGGCAAGTGTCGCTGAAAAACTGGGAATTGATATTGAGCAAGTCCGTCAGGGTATGGCGGCAGATAATCGTATTGGTTCAGCTTATTTATTTCCAGGTGTGGGCTTTGGTGGAGAAAACTTTTCTCATGATATCCGGACGCTGACTCACGCCGTAGCGGATTCAGGGGTGAAAAACCAGTTACTGGAACAGGTTTGGGATATTAATGAGCAACAGAAAGAGTTGTTATTCCGTAAGCTATGGAATTATTTCCGTGGAGACCTGCAAGGGAAAACAGTCGCCATCTGGGGAGCTGCATTTAAAGAAAATACCCCAAGTATCCAGCAATCTCCAGTACATGCTATGTTGGCAGCATTGTGGGCACAAGGTGCGACAGTAAAACTACATGACCCACAGGCTTTGACCAATATTGAACGGATTTATGGTCAACGCGCTGATTTAATTTTATGTGAAGACCAGTATCAGGCGGTAGAAGATGCAGATGCGTTGTGTTTAATCACGGCCTGGAAACAGTATGGTAGCCCGGATTATGCTTATCTCAGCAAATTGATGCAGCATCCTTTGATTCTGGATGGACGTAATCTCTATGACCCTGCTTATATCAAGTCACGCGGTTTTAACTATATTGGGGTGGGACGTTGA
- the pgi gene encoding glucose-6-phosphate isomerase, with translation MLDQLKSDQNSNNAYKKLNSVKEQLKSIHLRQLFAADPERFNQYSVEFEKLVFDYSKHRVNRDAVQHLIEWAETQNLRSWIGSLFSTQTINYTEQRAAMHWALRLPKEDQQHEDLAAEVHAQLDRMYALVEQIHAGQRRGATGEVIQDVVNIGVGGSDLGPLMVSHALSDFKYQSAKPLNVHFVSTMDGSQLSELLHQLRPETTLFIISSKSFGTIDTLSNAQTVRLWLEKSLGQHPSIVKHHFIGVSTKPEKMTAWGIAPENQLLLWEWVGGRYSLWSCIGLPIALSIGVDGFKQLLAGAYAVDQHFQYKPLEQNIPVLMGLLGAWNTNFLDIQTHAILPYDGRLKYFASYLQQLEMESNGKSIQRNGEKVQLDTCPIIWGEVGPNAQHAFYQLLHQGTQAVSCDFIAPVKRYNSQQYTYVDNADALIEQHHLALSNCLAQSRLLAFGNDALDQTELQGLPAYKQYEGNQPSSTILLQELNPYSLGMLIALYEHKVFVQSVLWNINPFDQWGVEKGKEIANQLLPILNGEQTDISGLDGSTQGLIKILTA, from the coding sequence ATGTTAGACCAGCTTAAATCAGACCAGAATAGCAATAATGCTTATAAAAAGCTAAATTCTGTAAAAGAACAATTGAAATCGATCCATTTACGCCAACTCTTTGCAGCAGATCCTGAACGGTTTAATCAGTACTCGGTTGAATTTGAAAAGTTGGTTTTTGATTACAGCAAACATAGAGTCAATCGTGATGCTGTGCAGCATCTGATTGAATGGGCAGAGACACAAAATCTAAGATCCTGGATCGGTTCTTTATTTTCCACTCAGACGATTAACTATACTGAACAACGTGCAGCCATGCACTGGGCCTTACGTTTGCCGAAAGAGGACCAGCAGCATGAAGATCTGGCAGCTGAAGTTCATGCTCAGCTAGACCGTATGTATGCTTTGGTCGAGCAGATTCATGCCGGACAACGCCGTGGGGCTACGGGTGAAGTCATTCAGGATGTAGTGAATATCGGGGTAGGGGGATCTGACTTAGGACCATTAATGGTTAGTCATGCGCTTTCGGATTTTAAATATCAATCTGCCAAACCCTTGAATGTGCATTTTGTATCGACGATGGATGGTAGCCAGCTATCTGAATTGCTGCATCAGTTACGTCCGGAAACAACGCTTTTCATTATTTCTTCCAAGTCATTTGGAACGATTGATACCTTATCCAATGCTCAAACAGTGCGTTTATGGCTGGAAAAATCTTTAGGCCAGCATCCTTCTATTGTGAAGCATCATTTTATTGGGGTATCCACTAAACCTGAAAAAATGACAGCCTGGGGAATTGCACCCGAAAATCAGCTGTTGTTATGGGAGTGGGTCGGTGGGCGTTATTCTCTCTGGTCGTGTATTGGTTTGCCGATTGCACTCAGTATTGGAGTGGACGGTTTTAAACAACTGCTTGCTGGTGCTTATGCCGTAGATCAGCATTTCCAGTACAAGCCTCTGGAACAGAATATTCCAGTATTAATGGGCTTACTGGGTGCCTGGAATACGAATTTTCTGGATATTCAGACCCATGCCATCTTGCCTTATGATGGACGTCTGAAATATTTTGCATCTTATTTGCAGCAGCTGGAAATGGAGTCTAATGGTAAATCCATCCAGCGCAATGGTGAAAAAGTTCAGCTCGACACTTGTCCAATTATTTGGGGCGAAGTTGGACCAAACGCCCAACATGCCTTCTACCAGCTGTTACATCAAGGTACTCAAGCAGTCAGCTGCGATTTTATCGCCCCAGTGAAGCGTTATAACAGTCAACAATATACCTACGTCGATAATGCTGATGCTTTGATCGAACAGCATCATTTGGCTTTATCTAACTGTCTGGCACAATCACGTTTACTGGCATTTGGTAATGATGCCTTGGATCAGACTGAATTGCAGGGCTTGCCAGCCTATAAACAATATGAGGGTAATCAGCCGAGCAGCACTATTTTATTACAGGAATTAAATCCTTATAGTCTGGGAATGCTGATTGCCTTGTATGAGCATAAAGTTTTTGTGCAGTCGGTGCTTTGGAATATTAATCCATTTGACCAATGGGGCGTAGAAAAAGGTAAGGAAATTGCCAATCAGTTATTGCCTATACTGAATGGTGAGCAAACTGATATTAGCGGTTTAGATGGTTCAACCCAGGGTTTGATTAAAATCCTGACAGCTTGA
- the galE gene encoding UDP-glucose 4-epimerase GalE, protein MAKILVTGGAGYIGSHTCLELLNTGHDVVVLDNLSNSSVESLNRVQRLAQKSLKFVEGDIRNSQILDRIFQENTIDAVIHFAGLKAVGESQQIPLKYFENNISGSISLVQAMERAGVFCLVFSSSATVYGELNPSPYQEDMPLGMPTNNYGYTKMVVEQLLEKTAQANSQWSIALLRYFNPVGAHKSGQIGEDPQGIPNNLMPFVTQVAVGRREKLSIFGHDYPTEDGTCERDFIHVVDLAKAHVLAIQNRLQQTGCRAWNIGTGKPISVLAIKNTFEQVNGINIAFEYAPRRAGDLASFYADSRRATEELGWTAAYTLEDMLADSWNWQKQNPHGYG, encoded by the coding sequence ATGGCTAAAATTTTAGTGACGGGTGGAGCAGGGTATATTGGTTCACATACCTGCTTGGAACTATTAAATACGGGGCATGACGTCGTAGTATTGGATAATTTATCTAATAGCTCGGTTGAGTCTTTAAATCGTGTCCAGCGGTTGGCTCAAAAAAGCCTGAAATTTGTAGAAGGTGATATTCGGAACAGTCAGATCCTAGACCGAATATTCCAGGAAAATACCATTGATGCGGTGATTCATTTTGCTGGCTTAAAAGCAGTTGGTGAGAGCCAGCAAATCCCTCTTAAATATTTTGAAAATAATATTTCCGGTTCAATTAGCCTGGTACAGGCCATGGAGCGTGCTGGAGTCTTCTGTCTGGTCTTCAGTTCTTCAGCCACTGTCTATGGGGAGCTCAACCCTTCACCTTATCAGGAAGATATGCCTCTAGGCATGCCAACCAATAACTATGGCTACACCAAAATGGTGGTTGAACAGTTATTGGAGAAGACCGCTCAAGCCAATTCACAGTGGTCGATTGCCTTATTGCGCTATTTTAATCCGGTAGGTGCACATAAAAGTGGCCAGATTGGAGAAGATCCACAAGGTATCCCGAATAACCTGATGCCATTTGTTACACAGGTGGCGGTAGGGCGACGTGAAAAGTTATCGATTTTTGGTCATGATTATCCGACTGAAGATGGAACATGTGAGCGGGATTTCATTCATGTTGTCGATCTGGCCAAAGCGCATGTGTTGGCAATTCAAAACCGTTTGCAACAAACGGGTTGTCGTGCCTGGAATATCGGTACAGGAAAGCCTATTTCAGTACTGGCAATCAAGAATACCTTTGAGCAAGTAAATGGAATAAATATTGCATTTGAATATGCACCAAGGCGAGCTGGTGATTTGGCCAGCTTCTATGCAGATAGCCGCCGTGCAACAGAGGAACTTGGATGGACGGCAGCTTATACTCTCGAGGATATGCTAGCTGATAGTTGGAACTGGCAAAAGCAGAATCCCCATGGATATGGATAA